Proteins from one Candidatus Hydrogenedentota bacterium genomic window:
- a CDS encoding DUF1553 domain-containing protein: MKYSLQRTLGLCLAALSSTGAIAAPADFQQDILPILGDRCFACHGPDASQRKAELRLDVEADAKKTAIVPGQADTSELIKRVLSTDPKEVMPPPDSGKPALSPEEAALFQRWISEGAKWQGHWAFTPPVKTAPPEVALGTWPRNDLDRFVLARLESKGLAPSPEASRETLIRRLYLDLTGLPPSLEAVDALVMDNAPDAYDRLVDQLLASPDYGEMMARHWLDSARYADTNGYQNDFQRVMWPWRDWVIRAFNDNMPYDQFLIEQIAGDLLPNATESQRIATGFNRNNKSVTEGGSIEAEWQVENIVDRVETTSTAFLGLTMGCARCHDHKYDPITQKEFYEFYAFFNSTEDKGFYEETRGNTGPQVYLPSFEQQRKLNELDGEVNRARLALEGERARIGADYDAWLAALRTVTPASEAQAPRFAAPLRGELPPSATSTAPTWTSGLLGQALMLNGTPEATLSLGDGFTFDREKPFSVSLWARPDGDGALFSKMDEANGFRGVDMLAFGDGRIDVHVINAWDSNAIKIVSEPAFTPGAWSHFCLTYDGSSKASGLRLYVNGIPVGVKVEKDVLTGPIDTAQPLRIGQRTASTYLKGAISDLAFFDRALAESEPEVLLESALAAALPAEVPEEQAKTLRAHFDARIALQVKPQQAAFDAAQKARNEFTREIPSVMVMQERTEPRPTYVLKRGVYDAPDTTQPLQPDTPDFLPPLKAGAPRNRLGLAQWMADPANPLTPRVAVNALWQSLFGVGLVKTTEDFGVQSTPPANPALLDHLALHFVESGWNIKAMLKTLVTSATYRQSSTVSEALLAADPEGLLYSRALRYRLSAETVRDTMLSTSGLLRRRLGGPSVMPYQPDKLWDELAGGAGQGPYVQSHGADLYRRSLYTYRKRTVPHPTLTSFDAPSFEKCLVRRGRTNTPLQALALLNGPTYIEAARNLAQRMMAEAQGDPRDRIAYGFRLTTGRRPSQTELDTLAKGFEGFSAKFNGNPEAATQLVTNGESPVPESLPKGELAAYTTVAGVLMNLDEAITRE, encoded by the coding sequence ATGAAGTACTCCCTCCAGCGCACCCTGGGCCTTTGCCTTGCGGCCCTGTCCTCCACCGGGGCAATAGCCGCACCCGCTGACTTCCAGCAGGACATCCTGCCGATCCTCGGCGACCGGTGTTTTGCGTGCCACGGCCCCGATGCGAGCCAGCGCAAGGCCGAGCTGAGGCTTGACGTGGAGGCGGACGCCAAGAAGACGGCCATCGTTCCCGGTCAGGCCGACACCAGCGAGCTGATCAAGCGTGTCCTGTCCACCGATCCAAAAGAAGTGATGCCTCCGCCCGATTCCGGCAAGCCGGCCCTCAGTCCCGAAGAGGCCGCACTCTTTCAGCGCTGGATTTCGGAAGGCGCGAAGTGGCAGGGGCACTGGGCCTTCACCCCGCCCGTCAAGACGGCGCCGCCGGAGGTCGCTCTGGGCACCTGGCCACGCAACGATCTCGACCGCTTCGTCCTGGCGCGTCTGGAATCCAAAGGGCTCGCCCCCTCGCCCGAGGCCAGCCGTGAAACGCTGATCCGCCGCTTGTACCTCGACCTCACCGGCCTGCCGCCTTCACTGGAAGCCGTCGACGCATTAGTCATGGATAACGCGCCCGACGCCTATGATCGTCTCGTGGACCAACTGCTCGCCTCCCCCGACTATGGCGAAATGATGGCCCGCCACTGGCTCGACAGTGCCCGCTACGCCGACACCAACGGCTATCAGAACGACTTTCAGCGGGTCATGTGGCCTTGGCGCGACTGGGTCATCCGGGCCTTCAACGACAATATGCCCTACGATCAATTTCTCATCGAGCAGATCGCGGGCGACCTTCTGCCAAACGCCACGGAGTCCCAGCGTATCGCCACGGGCTTCAACCGGAACAACAAATCCGTGACGGAGGGCGGCTCCATCGAAGCGGAGTGGCAGGTGGAGAATATCGTGGACCGCGTGGAGACCACCTCCACGGCCTTCCTTGGTCTGACCATGGGCTGCGCCCGCTGCCACGATCACAAGTACGATCCGATTACACAGAAAGAGTTCTACGAGTTCTACGCCTTTTTTAACAGCACCGAAGACAAGGGATTTTACGAGGAGACCCGGGGCAACACGGGCCCCCAGGTGTACCTGCCCAGCTTCGAGCAGCAGCGCAAGCTCAACGAACTCGACGGCGAAGTTAATCGCGCGCGACTGGCCCTCGAAGGTGAGCGGGCCCGCATTGGCGCGGACTACGACGCCTGGCTCGCCGCCCTGCGCACCGTCACGCCCGCGAGTGAAGCCCAGGCGCCTCGCTTCGCGGCTCCGCTACGGGGAGAACTCCCCCCGAGCGCGACGTCGACCGCGCCCACCTGGACTTCGGGACTGCTGGGACAGGCCCTGATGCTCAATGGTACGCCCGAGGCCACGCTGAGCCTGGGCGACGGATTCACCTTTGATCGCGAGAAACCCTTCAGTGTTTCCCTCTGGGCCCGTCCCGACGGCGATGGTGCCCTCTTCAGCAAGATGGACGAGGCCAATGGATTTCGCGGAGTGGATATGCTGGCCTTCGGCGATGGTCGCATCGATGTACACGTGATCAACGCCTGGGACAGCAATGCCATCAAGATCGTCAGCGAGCCCGCTTTCACCCCCGGCGCGTGGTCCCATTTCTGCCTGACCTACGACGGTTCCAGCAAGGCTTCCGGTCTGCGCCTCTACGTTAACGGAATACCCGTGGGCGTGAAGGTGGAGAAGGACGTCCTCACCGGCCCCATCGACACCGCGCAACCCCTGCGCATCGGCCAGCGCACCGCCAGCACCTATTTGAAAGGAGCGATTTCCGACCTGGCCTTCTTTGATCGCGCCCTGGCCGAGTCCGAGCCTGAAGTCCTCCTGGAAAGCGCGCTTGCGGCGGCCTTGCCCGCCGAAGTACCGGAGGAGCAGGCCAAGACGCTGCGCGCCCATTTCGATGCCCGAATCGCCCTGCAGGTGAAGCCCCAGCAGGCCGCATTCGACGCCGCCCAGAAAGCGCGAAACGAGTTCACCAGGGAAATTCCCAGCGTCATGGTGATGCAGGAGCGCACCGAGCCCCGGCCCACCTACGTACTCAAGCGAGGCGTCTATGACGCCCCCGATACCACCCAGCCGCTCCAGCCCGACACCCCCGATTTTCTTCCGCCCCTGAAAGCGGGCGCGCCGCGCAACCGACTGGGACTCGCCCAGTGGATGGCCGATCCCGCAAACCCCCTTACGCCCCGCGTTGCCGTTAATGCCTTGTGGCAGTCTCTCTTCGGTGTCGGACTTGTCAAGACCACGGAAGATTTCGGCGTGCAATCCACACCGCCGGCGAATCCCGCCCTGCTTGACCACTTGGCCCTGCACTTCGTCGAGTCCGGATGGAACATCAAGGCCATGCTCAAGACCCTCGTTACCAGCGCGACCTATCGCCAGTCCAGCACCGTGAGCGAGGCGCTTCTGGCGGCCGATCCGGAAGGCCTGCTCTATTCCCGAGCGCTGCGCTACCGCCTCTCTGCGGAAACCGTGCGCGACACCATGCTTTCCACCAGTGGCCTGCTGCGGAGACGTCTCGGGGGGCCCTCCGTCATGCCCTATCAGCCCGACAAACTGTGGGACGAGCTGGCCGGTGGCGCGGGCCAGGGTCCCTACGTCCAAAGTCATGGCGCCGACCTTTATCGCCGCAGCTTGTACACCTATCGAAAGCGCACCGTGCCCCATCCCACGTTGACCTCGTTTGACGCGCCGAGCTTCGAGAAATGTCTGGTTCGTCGGGGTCGTACCAACACGCCTCTCCAGGCGCTCGCCCTGCTGAACGGTCCCACCTACATCGAGGCCGCGCGCAATCTGGCCCAGCGCATGATGGCCGAGGCCCAGGGAGATCCCCGCGATCGCATCGCCTACGGTTTCCGCCTGACCACGGGCCGCCGCCCTTCCCAGACCGAGCTGGATACACTGGCAAAAGGCTTTGAAGGATTCTCCGCAAAGTTCAATGGCAATCCCGAAGCCGCGACCCAGCTTGTCACCAACGGCGAGTCGCCCGTTCCCGAATCCTTGCCAAAAGGCGAACTCGCGGCCTACACCACCGTCGCGGGTGTGCTCATGAACCTGGATGAAGCTATTACACGAGAGTAA
- a CDS encoding DUF1501 domain-containing protein produces the protein MDPLKFAQQINRRDFLARSGCSLGAAALGLLGGLNSRNAAAALDSDAGRAAVAHFAPKAKRVIYMFQSGAPTQIETFDYKPNLHTLNMTELPDSIRMGQRLTGMTSGQSSFPVVASRFKFAQYGQSGAWISELLPHTAGVADDLCILRAVHTEAINHDPAITFCQTGSQLQGRPSMGAWVAYGLGSSNQNLPSFMVMVSRGTGRPNDQPLYDRLWGSGMLPSQYQGVKLRSAADPVLYLANPAGCDTDTRRQMLDQLRALNQEKYSTAGDPEILTRIEQYELAFRMQAAVPDLTDISGEPQHILDMYGPEVQKPGTYARNCLLARRMAERDVRFVQLYHMGWDHHNDLPAHLTSQCRDTDQPSAALVADLKQRGMLEDTLVIWGGEFGRTVYSQGKVTDTTYGRDHHPRCFSLWMAGGGIKPGMVHGETDDFSYNIVKDGVHVNDLHATVLHCLGLDHERLSVKYQGLDVRLSGVEPRQVVKAILA, from the coding sequence ATGGACCCACTGAAATTTGCCCAACAGATTAACCGCCGCGACTTCCTGGCCCGCAGCGGATGCAGCCTCGGCGCCGCCGCGCTCGGCCTTCTGGGCGGGCTGAACAGCCGCAATGCCGCCGCCGCACTCGACAGCGATGCGGGCCGCGCCGCAGTCGCCCACTTCGCGCCGAAGGCAAAGCGTGTCATCTACATGTTTCAATCCGGCGCGCCCACCCAGATCGAGACCTTCGACTACAAGCCCAATCTGCACACCCTCAACATGACCGAGCTGCCCGACAGCATTCGGATGGGCCAGCGCCTCACGGGCATGACCTCGGGCCAGTCGAGCTTCCCCGTAGTCGCCTCACGCTTCAAATTCGCCCAGTACGGCCAGAGCGGCGCCTGGATCAGCGAGCTATTGCCCCACACCGCGGGTGTGGCCGATGACCTGTGCATCCTCCGCGCGGTCCACACCGAAGCGATCAACCACGACCCGGCCATTACCTTCTGCCAGACCGGGTCCCAGCTTCAGGGGCGGCCCAGCATGGGCGCCTGGGTGGCCTATGGCCTCGGCTCCTCCAACCAGAACCTGCCCTCCTTCATGGTGATGGTTTCGCGCGGCACGGGGCGCCCCAATGATCAGCCCCTCTATGATCGCCTCTGGGGTAGCGGCATGCTCCCCAGCCAATATCAAGGCGTCAAACTGCGCAGTGCCGCCGACCCCGTGCTCTATCTGGCCAATCCCGCCGGCTGCGACACCGACACGCGACGCCAGATGCTCGATCAGCTCCGCGCGCTCAACCAGGAGAAGTACAGCACCGCCGGCGATCCGGAAATCCTCACCCGCATCGAGCAATATGAACTCGCCTTCCGCATGCAGGCCGCCGTACCCGATCTCACCGATATCTCAGGCGAGCCCCAGCACATCCTCGATATGTATGGTCCCGAAGTGCAGAAGCCCGGAACCTACGCCCGCAATTGCCTCCTCGCGCGCCGCATGGCCGAACGCGATGTGCGCTTCGTCCAGCTCTACCACATGGGCTGGGACCACCACAACGACCTGCCGGCCCACCTCACCAGCCAATGCCGCGATACGGACCAGCCCTCAGCCGCCCTCGTGGCCGATCTCAAGCAGCGCGGCATGCTCGAAGACACCCTCGTCATCTGGGGCGGTGAATTCGGCCGCACCGTCTACAGCCAGGGCAAAGTCACCGACACCACCTACGGACGCGATCACCACCCAAGGTGCTTCTCCCTCTGGATGGCCGGCGGCGGCATCAAGCCCGGCATGGTCCACGGCGAGACCGACGACTTCAGCTACAACATCGTGAAAGACGGCGTCCACGTCAACGACCTCCACGCCACCGTGCTCCATTGCCTGGGTCTGGACCACGAGCGCCTCTCGGTAAAATACCAGGGCCTCGACGTGCGCCTCTCCGGCGTCGAACCACGTCAGGTGGTGAAGGCGATATTGGCGTAA
- a CDS encoding type II toxin-antitoxin system VapC family toxin, producing MMLLDTNTCVHILKDSDAALVARFSREDAGRLSICSVVKSELIYGAWHSQRVEANLQALERFWNPIASLPFDDRCAEVAGRIRADLRAKGTPIGANDLLIAATALAHEAVLVTHNTREFARVSGLRLEDWECL from the coding sequence ATGATGCTTCTCGACACGAATACCTGCGTCCACATCTTGAAAGACTCCGATGCTGCGCTTGTAGCGCGCTTTAGCAGGGAGGATGCGGGGCGGCTGAGTATTTGCAGTGTCGTCAAATCAGAGCTCATCTACGGCGCATGGCACAGCCAGAGAGTCGAAGCGAATCTCCAGGCGCTTGAACGATTCTGGAATCCCATTGCAAGCCTGCCTTTCGATGATCGCTGCGCGGAAGTCGCCGGCCGGATTCGCGCCGATCTTCGGGCCAAGGGAACGCCCATCGGGGCGAACGACCTGCTCATCGCCGCCACGGCCCTGGCTCACGAAGCCGTGCTGGTCACGCACAACACGCGGGAATTCGCGCGCGTATCAGGATTGCGGCTGGAAGATTGGGAATGCCTTTGA